A window of Gemmatimonadaceae bacterium genomic DNA:
AAACGGTGCTCGGCCGCGGCGCGGACGGCGGGCTCGCCATCGATCTTCGATTCAAGAATGGGCAGGCGCATTTCGAGGGGCGCGAAGCGCAGCACATTGCGTCGATCGTGATTCCGAAGGTGAACCGGTTCGGCGGCAACAAGAAGATGATCGCCGGCGCGGTCGACCGGATCGAAGATGCGGGCAGCGCCGACCGTTTTATCGGCCGCCTAACGCTAAGCTCGGCCGGGTTGACCCGGCCGCGCGAGCGGAACCGCCGCTGGGGCCGCGACGGCATGTCGACGAGCTTCACGAAGCACGGGCTGTTCGGGCTGCCCGGCGAATATCGCCTGGCGCTCGAGATGGCGCTGCACGAGGAAGCCGAGCGCCGCGCGTTCGAGGGCGAGCTCGCCGAGCTCGAGCGCGCATGGCAGGAAGCCGAAGAGATCGCCGCGATCTCGGACAACCTGTTCATCCCGCCTAACGTGACCCAGTCGCTCGAACGCTTGCGCCAGAGCTGAGGCCTCGCGAGCTCCGTTAGTATCTCCAGCTCACGGTATCCGCGCCCGGCGGCGCCGTCTTCACGATGTGCTCCGCCATCACCGGCAGGAACCGCTGGAACACCGTCATCGCGCCCACCTCGAGCGAGTGCTGCGAGTCGCCGGTCCAACAATGCTCGTACCGGTCGCCGTACTCGATCGACCCGGCGTAGTACGGATCCCTTGTCCGGTCCAGAAAATCCTGCATGAGATAGACGGCGTTGTTCAGGTGCCAGCTGTCCATCGTCCCGCTGTAGATGTGGATCTTCCCTACCAGCTTCGGGCCTAACGTCTTCCAGTCGCGCTGCAGGATGTATCGCAGATCGTAGTGCTCCTTCCAGTACTGCGCGACGCTCGGATCGATGTGTCCGGAGAGCTGATCGTACAGCGGCTTGGGGTAGCCATCGCTGTCCATGGGCCCCCACACGTTCTCCCAGATGTCCCATTGCTCGCTCGACCGACCGTTCCGCCCCTGCACGTATTCCCAGTGGTTGTCGTTCTCGACGGTCGTGAGCAGGTGGCCGAGATAGTCGCGGCCCGACGGCTGCGGCGTGCGCTTCCACTGCGCGTTGAAGACGTACGCGCTCGTGTCGCCGTAGATGTCGATCGTCTCGTACTGCCGGAAATCGACCGGGTCGGGGCAGAAGGTCCACGTGCCGTTGAAGTCATCGGGATAGAAGATCTGTTCGCCTAACGATTCCCATCCGCCGGTGGATCCGCCGAACTGCGTGCGCGCCCACCCGGCGCCGATGCCGCGGAACCGCTTCTCGATGTACGGGATGAGCTCCTTGACGATCGCATCGCCGTACGGCCCGAGGTTCGCCGAATTGACCGCGTACGAGTCGTCGTAGTAGGGGTTCGCGTGTTGGATCTGCAGCACCAGCATCCGGGGGAAGTGCGGCCCCGTCCACTTCTTGAACAGATCGTAGCCGTACGCCGCGCGCACGCTGTCGTGCCCGTGCATGCCGGGCGCCGGCGGATTCGGATCGAAGTTGTGGAAGCCGGTCGGGAAATGTCCCTGGTCCACGGCCAGCGGATAGTGCGCGTTCGGATGATCGTCGAACCCCGCCGGCAGGAGGACGATCGCACCCAGATACATCGGGCGCCCCCAGAATTTCGACAGGAGCGGGCTCTCCATGCGGACGTACTTTACCCACTTCGTGTCCTTGGGCGCGGGGATCGGCGGGATCACGTTGTCTAACGTTAGGCGAACCGTCTGGCCCGCCCGCGGGTCCAGGTGGACCGAGACCGGCGCGTTGTAGAAGTTGCCCGGCTTCGAGAACCAGTGCTGTCCCTCGCCTTTGTCCGGCGGCAGCCACAACGTGTGCCCCGACGCCATGTGGAAGGGCTCGTAGCGGTTCAACACCGCCTGCACGCGGTAGTCCCCCGCCGGCAGATCGTTCACGCTCGCCAGTGGCCAACCGAACACCGATCCGTCGATCACCGCGGGTTTGCCGGGTGCGAGACTGTCCACGTCGAGCCCGAACCCGGGCTGCACATCGGGCTCGTACACCTGGTACTGAAACCGCGGCTCCGCGCTCGTGTCCTTGGACACGACCAGCACGATGTGCCCCGTTTGCGGCTCCGACGATGCCGACGCCGGAAACGTGATCTCGAATCGCAGCCCCGCAGCCGGCGGATGGTCCGGCGTCCGCGCGGCGCTGGCCGCGCGGTGCGCCGGCCCGATCAGCGCAGCCGTTCCAAGCGCAACCGCCAGTGTGGCCGCCGCGCCGGCGCCGGCCAGCCGTCCTCTGCGTTTCGACGAGCTCATGAGATTCGCATCCGTGTCGAGGTCCAAGTCGATCGTGGTCATCGTGCTCGTGCAGAGAATGCAGTGCGTACAGGCGAACCACCAGAGCGCCGGCCGCGGGACGACCGGCCGATGACGCGACCCCGCAGCACGAATCTCTGACACCGGCCGTTCTTGACACATGGTAGAATGTCTACTACCTGTGTACGGTAGACAGCCTACCATCACGCGCACATGCCGCCGACACCCGACCAGATCGAGCTGCTGCAGGGCACGCTCGACATGCTCATCTTGAAGACGCTGCTGTTCGGTCCCGCGCACGGCCACGGGATCGCGAAGCACATCCAGCAGACGACGCGCGACGTGCTCGTCGTCGAACACGGTTCCCTGTATCCCGCGCTCCACCGCCTCGAACGCAACGGCTGGATCGCCTCGCGATGGCAGACGCCGCCCGGCCGCACGCGCGAGTTCAAGTGCTACCGCCTAACGGCAGCCGGACGGCGCCAGCTCCGCGCCCGGCAGTCGCGCTGGGACACGCTCGTCCACGCGATCGGCCGCGTGATGCAACCGGCGCCGGAGACGTGACCGTGCGCCGCTTCTTCCGCCGGGCCGGCGCCCCTCGCGATGATGACATCCGCCGCGAGCTCGCCGATCACCTCGAGCTCGAGGCGGAGGATGTCGCGCGCCAGAGCCCGGGCACCCCCTCGGACGCAGCGGCCACGGCTCGCCGACGGTTCGGCAATCCAACCTTCGTCGCTGAGGAAATGCGTGCCGTGTGGCGACTCACGTGGCTCGAGCAGATCGTGCAGGACGTGCGGCACGGCGCGCGCGGACTGCGGCGCAGCCCTGCATACGCACTCACCGCGACGATCACGCTCGCACTCGGCATCGGTGCGTCGACCGCCGTGTTCAGTTTAGGCGACCACGTCCTCGCGCGGCCGTTTCCGCAATTGCCGCAGCGCCATCTCGTGTGGATCGTCCAGCGTTCTCCGCGCCAGTGCCCATCCTGTGACGTTGCATCCCCTGCGGCCTTCATGGCGCTCGGCGAACGCGCAACAACGTTGTCGGCAGTCGGCGCGGCGGCATTGTGGCGCGCCTCGTTGAACGGCGCGGCGGATGCGCCGAGCGAGCTCGTGACCGGCTATCGCGTCACGCCTAACCTGTTGTCGCTCGTGTCGGCGCCGTTCGCGCTCGGCGGCAACTTCACGAGCGACGCAGGAACACCGGGTCGCGACGGCGTCGCAATTCTCTCGTACGACTATTGGCAGCAGCGATTCGACCACAGTCGCGGCGTGCTCGATTCGACGATCGTGCTCGATGGCGCGGCCCGCAGAGTGGTGGGCGTCCTCGCGAAAGGCGTCGCCTTTCCGGAGGCCGTGGATGTGTACGCGCCGCTCGTCCTGACCGCCGATGACGCGAACAACCACAGCGCGAAACGGCTGGACATCTTTGGCCGGCTCGCCGCCGGATCGACGCTCGCCGATGCCCAACGCGAGGCCGCGCGCATCAGCGCGCAATTGGCGAGCGAGTCCCCGAAGACCGACGACGGGTGGATCCTGGTGCCGCGCCCCATCAACGCGTTCCACAACGACGACACTCGCACGCTCGTGCAGATCGTCGGCGCAGCGGTTGCGCTCGTCCTCATCGCCGCGTGCGTGAGCGCCGCGAACCTCGCGTTGGCCCGCACCTCCGCGCGGCGGCGCGAGATGGCGCTTCGCGCCGCGCTCGGCGGCCGGCGCGGCCGGCTCGCCCGGCATCTGTTGTTCGAGGCGCTGTTGGTCGCGCTCGCCGGCGCTGCGTTAGGCGTCGGGTTGGCCGCGTGGGGCATCCGCGCCGCCCTGCGCATCATGCCGCCGGCCATGACGCGCTATGCACCGGGATTTGCGTTCGTGCGCGTGGATGTGCGCGCGATGACATTCGCGCTCGTGCTCTGCCTGCTGGTCACGCTGCTCTTCGCACTCTTGCCTGCCCTGCGCGCCGCGCGTACGCCGCTGTCGGCGGTGCTCGCCGATGGCGGACGGGGCGCGGCCGGCGACATGCACGGGACCAGGCTGCGAGCGGCGCTCGTCGTCGTCGAAGTGAGTGTCGCGCTCATCGTCCTCACGGCAGCCGCGCTCCTCACGCGCAGTGCGCGAAACATGATCAACGGCAACCCCGGCGTTCGCCTCGATCACGTGCTGACGATGCAGCTGTCTCTCCCGCGTGGCGCCTCCGACGGCACCGCACGCGATTTCGTGTCTCGACTCGACAGCCGGCTCCGCACCGTACCGGGCGTGCTCGCGGCCGGCGTCGTCAGCACGACACCGCTCAGCAACAATTATTGGGGCACCACCTATTCGGTGCCCGGGCGTCCGCCGCAGCCCGATGGCAGCCCGCTCACAGCCAACGACCAACGGATCAGCCCGGATTACTTCCGCGCCATGGGCGTCCGCATCGTCGCCGGCCGCGGCATCACTGCCGGCGACCGCGCCGATACGAGCGCCGAGCGCGTGGCGGTGATCAACCACTACCTGGCAACGTTTCTCTGGCCCAACGCCGATCCGTTAGGCAGAACACTGACCATCGATTCCGTCCCCTGGACCATCGTCGGAGTCTCGTCGGACGTGCACCAGGGCGGGTTGGACGAGCCGATGCGCCCCGAGATCTATCGTGCCGCGGCCCAGGCGCCGTCCACAGCCATGGACCTGGAGGTGTGGACCGCCGGGGATCCGCGAGCGATGCGCGAGGCCGTCCGACTCGCCGTTGCCCGCGTCGATCCCCGCGTCGCGGTCGGAGACCCGCTGACCATGCGCGAAATGGACGCACGCCACGTTTCGCCATTCTGGTTGATCGCGGACATTGTGAACACGTTCGCCATCATCGTCGTGCTGATCGCCGTGGTTGGCCTCTACGGTGTGATCGCGTATGGCGTCGCGCAGCGCCGCCGCGAGCTGGCGGTGCGCATGGCATTGGGCGCGACCCGTCGCGACATCGTGACGTACGTCGCCGGCGGCGCCGTGCGCCTAACGGCACTCGGCGTGTTCATCGGCGCTGCCGGGGCGGTGGCCTTCTCGCGGCTGCTCCAGGCCGTCCTCTACGGCGTCGGCGCCGGGGATTATGGCACGCTGCTCGCCGTCACCGCACTCCTCCTCGTCGCGTCCGTCGCCGCCGCGCTCATTCCCTGCTGGCGGGCCGCACGCGTCCACCCGGCGCGCAGCCTCGCCGAGTAACCGCGCCGGCGGACGCCGGCCGCGTCTGTTCGCGTATCGTTAGAATCGACGCGTTGGGCCAGCGCGCCCCTTGAGAAACGCGCCGGCGGCGGCCATGATCGCCGGCACCCAACGACGCGTCGCGCTTCCTCCACCCCGAGCCGGATCCCATGTCCCTGCTCCGTCCAGCCGTCTTCGCCGCCGCGCTGCTCAGCGCGCCCGCCGCCGCGCAGCAGACGCCGCCGGCCAAGCCAATGCCCGCTCCGCCATCGGCCTCGGCGCACGCGCCAGGAGTCCCCGACATCGCATACACCAGGTTCGTCCTCGGCAACGGCCTAACGGTGCTCGTGCACGAAGACCACAAGGCGCCGATCGTCGCCGTCAACCTGTGGTACCACGTCGGCTCGAAAAACGAAGTCATCGGCAAGACGGGCTTCGCGCATCTCTTCGAGCACCTCATGTTCGCGGGGAGCGAGAACCACAACGACCGCTACATTCCCGCCGCCGAAGCGCTCGGCGCGACGGACCTCAACGGCACGACCAACGAAGACCGCACCAACTACTTCGAGACCGTGCCCGTGTCGGCGCTCGATCGCACGCTGTTCCTGGAATCGGACCGCATGGGCCACTTGTTAGGCGCGATCGATTCGGCCCGGCTCACCCTCCAGCGCGGCGTCGTGCAGAACGAAAAGCGCCAGGACGAAAACGAGCCGTACGGGAAAACCGAGGTCATCATTCCGGAGAATACCTACCCCGCCGGCCATCCGTATTCCCACTCGGTGATCGGCTCGATGGATGATCTCGATGCCGCGTCGCTGGAAGACGTCAAGACGTGGTTCCGCACCTACTATGGTCCGGCCAACGTCACCCTCTCGATCGCCGGCGACATCACGGTCGAGGCCGCGCGGCAGAAAGCACAACAGTATTTCGGCGACATTCCGCCGGGCCCCCCGATCACCAAACAGAGCACGTGGATCGCCAAGATGACCGGCGTGCACCGCCAGATCATGCAGGACCGCGTTCCGCAGGCGCGCACCTACCAGGTGTGGAACGTGCCCGAATTCGGCGCCCCCGATGCGACCTACCTCGGCCTCGTCGCCAGCATTCTCGGGTCGGGCAAAGCGTCCCGACTGTACAAGCGCCTCGTCTACCGCGACCGCACCGCCACCGACGTCTTCGCCTACCTGAACGCGCGCGAGATCGGCGGGCAGTTCAACATCGTCGCCACCGCGCAGCCTAACGGAAAACTCGACGACGTGGAACGCGCGGTGAACGAAGAGCTCGCGGCATTCATTCGTACTGGACCCACCCCGACCGAGCTCGCGCGCGTCAAAACCGAGTATCGCGCCGATTTCGTCCGCCGCGTGGAACGCATCGGCGGGTTCGGCGGCACCTCGGACATCCTCGCGCGGGGCCAGACCTTCGTCGGCAACCCCGGCGAATACAAGGTGGAGCTCCAACGCGTCCAACGCGCGACGATTGCCGACCTGCGCGGCGCCGCCCAACGCTGGTTGAGCGATGGCGTCTACGTGCTCGACGTGGTGCCGTTCCCCGATTTCGCCGCCGCCGCCGGAGGCGTGGATCGCAAGACGATGCCCGCAATCGGCACGCCGCCCGATGCGCCGCTTCCACCGGCAGAGCATGCCACCCTGTCCAACGGACTCAAGGTGGTGCTCTCGCGGCGCACGACCATCCCGCTGGTGCGCATGTCCATGCTGCTCGACGCCGGCTTCGCCGCGGACAAGCCTAACGCACCCGGCGTGTCATCCATGACCATGCGGATGCTCGATGAAGGCACCACCACCCGCTCGGCAACGCAAATCAGCGACGCGCTCGCCTCGCTCGGCGCCGACCTCGGCGCGTCGTCCGGCCTCGACGTCGCAACGGTCTCGCTGTCGGTGCTGCGCGACAAAATGGATTCGGCGCTGGCGCTCTACGCCGACGTGATTCTGCATCCCACGTTCCCCGCCAGTGACCTCGCTCGGGAAAAGCAGGCGACGCTCGCCAACATCCAACAGGAAAAAGTAGAGCCCACCGGCCTCGCGCTCCGCGTCGTGCCGGCGCTCCTGTACGGACCGGGACACGCATACTCGCAGCCGCTCACCGGGAGCGGCACCGAGGCGTCAGTGAACGCGATGACCCGCGATGACCTCGCCGCGTTCGCCCGCTCGTGGTTCAAGCCGAATCACGCGACGCTCGTCGTCGTCGGCGACATTACGATGGCCGAGCTCGCGCCGAAGCTCGAGCGCGTGTTCAAGGACTGGAAGCCGGGCGACGTCCCGGCCGAGAACATCGCCACGGTGCCCGGCCCAACGAAGACGAAGGTCTACATCCTCGACCGCCCCGGCGCCGAGCAGTCGATCATCATCGGCGGCTCGCTCATTGCGCCCACCGCCAACCCGCACGAGCTCGCATTCGAGACGCTCAATGACGCGTTCGGCGGCTCGTTCAGCTCGCGAATCAACATGAATCTGCGCGAGGACAAGCACTGGTCGTACGGCTCCTTCGCCTTCGCACAGGACGCGCGCGGCCAGCGCCCCTGGTTCATTTACGCGCCGGTGCAAACCGACAAGACCAAGGAGTCGTTAGCCGAGTTGGTGAAGGAGCTGCACGACATCGCCGGCGCACGCCCGCTCACCGCCGCCGAAGTTCAGGGCGCCAAGGATCGCGAGACGCTCACGCTCGCCGGACGCTGGGAAACCGGCGGCGCCGTGCGCGGCGCGCTCTCGGATATCGCGGCCTACGGTTTGCCCGACGACTACTACCAGACGTACGAGTCGCGCATCCGCGCGTTGACGCCGGAGGACATCGCCAAAGCCGTGTCGACGTTCATCCAGCCCGACCGCGAGATCTGGGTGGTGGTCGGCGACCGCGCCAAGATCGAGGCAGGCGTGCGACAGCTTGCGTTAGGCGAAGTGACGTTCCTCGACGCCGACGGCAAACCGGAAACGACGTCGCCCTGAGATCGCGAACCGACGGCCAGCACGGAGGGAGGCAACGCCCATCCCCTCCATCTCCGTGTCGGCCGTGCGCGACGCGCCGCCGTTACCCGCGCAGGACAGCCCGCGCGTACCGCGCCCACCCGCGCGCGTTGCGCATGTGCTCCGCCAACCGCCGCGGCCCCGACATGCGCGTCGTCTCATCGAACAGGAGATCGTCGGTTCGATCCCA
This region includes:
- a CDS encoding PadR family transcriptional regulator; amino-acid sequence: MPPTPDQIELLQGTLDMLILKTLLFGPAHGHGIAKHIQQTTRDVLVVEHGSLYPALHRLERNGWIASRWQTPPGRTREFKCYRLTAAGRRQLRARQSRWDTLVHAIGRVMQPAPET
- a CDS encoding pitrilysin family protein; its protein translation is MSLLRPAVFAAALLSAPAAAQQTPPAKPMPAPPSASAHAPGVPDIAYTRFVLGNGLTVLVHEDHKAPIVAVNLWYHVGSKNEVIGKTGFAHLFEHLMFAGSENHNDRYIPAAEALGATDLNGTTNEDRTNYFETVPVSALDRTLFLESDRMGHLLGAIDSARLTLQRGVVQNEKRQDENEPYGKTEVIIPENTYPAGHPYSHSVIGSMDDLDAASLEDVKTWFRTYYGPANVTLSIAGDITVEAARQKAQQYFGDIPPGPPITKQSTWIAKMTGVHRQIMQDRVPQARTYQVWNVPEFGAPDATYLGLVASILGSGKASRLYKRLVYRDRTATDVFAYLNAREIGGQFNIVATAQPNGKLDDVERAVNEELAAFIRTGPTPTELARVKTEYRADFVRRVERIGGFGGTSDILARGQTFVGNPGEYKVELQRVQRATIADLRGAAQRWLSDGVYVLDVVPFPDFAAAAGGVDRKTMPAIGTPPDAPLPPAEHATLSNGLKVVLSRRTTIPLVRMSMLLDAGFAADKPNAPGVSSMTMRMLDEGTTTRSATQISDALASLGADLGASSGLDVATVSLSVLRDKMDSALALYADVILHPTFPASDLAREKQATLANIQQEKVEPTGLALRVVPALLYGPGHAYSQPLTGSGTEASVNAMTRDDLAAFARSWFKPNHATLVVVGDITMAELAPKLERVFKDWKPGDVPAENIATVPGPTKTKVYILDRPGAEQSIIIGGSLIAPTANPHELAFETLNDAFGGSFSSRINMNLREDKHWSYGSFAFAQDARGQRPWFIYAPVQTDKTKESLAELVKELHDIAGARPLTAAEVQGAKDRETLTLAGRWETGGAVRGALSDIAAYGLPDDYYQTYESRIRALTPEDIAKAVSTFIQPDREIWVVVGDRAKIEAGVRQLALGEVTFLDADGKPETTSP
- a CDS encoding ABC transporter permease — encoded protein: MTVRRFFRRAGAPRDDDIRRELADHLELEAEDVARQSPGTPSDAAATARRRFGNPTFVAEEMRAVWRLTWLEQIVQDVRHGARGLRRSPAYALTATITLALGIGASTAVFSLGDHVLARPFPQLPQRHLVWIVQRSPRQCPSCDVASPAAFMALGERATTLSAVGAAALWRASLNGAADAPSELVTGYRVTPNLLSLVSAPFALGGNFTSDAGTPGRDGVAILSYDYWQQRFDHSRGVLDSTIVLDGAARRVVGVLAKGVAFPEAVDVYAPLVLTADDANNHSAKRLDIFGRLAAGSTLADAQREAARISAQLASESPKTDDGWILVPRPINAFHNDDTRTLVQIVGAAVALVLIAACVSAANLALARTSARRREMALRAALGGRRGRLARHLLFEALLVALAGAALGVGLAAWGIRAALRIMPPAMTRYAPGFAFVRVDVRAMTFALVLCLLVTLLFALLPALRAARTPLSAVLADGGRGAAGDMHGTRLRAALVVVEVSVALIVLTAAALLTRSARNMINGNPGVRLDHVLTMQLSLPRGASDGTARDFVSRLDSRLRTVPGVLAAGVVSTTPLSNNYWGTTYSVPGRPPQPDGSPLTANDQRISPDYFRAMGVRIVAGRGITAGDRADTSAERVAVINHYLATFLWPNADPLGRTLTIDSVPWTIVGVSSDVHQGGLDEPMRPEIYRAAAQAPSTAMDLEVWTAGDPRAMREAVRLAVARVDPRVAVGDPLTMREMDARHVSPFWLIADIVNTFAIIVVLIAVVGLYGVIAYGVAQRRRELAVRMALGATRRDIVTYVAGGAVRLTALGVFIGAAGAVAFSRLLQAVLYGVGAGDYGTLLAVTALLLVASVAAALIPCWRAARVHPARSLAE